Within Longimicrobium sp., the genomic segment GTCGTAGACGCCGTAAGGCGCGACCTTGCCCAGGTCCGGTAGCTCGAAGTCGTGCACCCGCACCGGCTCGGGTTGGCCCTTGGGACGCAGTTCGCGGCCGGGGTTCTTGAAGTCGCCGACCAGCTCCTTCTTTTTGGTGTCTACCGAGATGGCCGGCTGGCCTGCCGCCATCGCCGCTTGCACGACGGTGTTGATGTGGGCGAACTGGGCATCGCGGTCGGGATGGTTCCTTCCCTCCCGGGTCTTGCAGTTGGCTTGGCAACTGTAGCCCAGCTCGCGCAGCAGCAGGCCAACCAGCTTCTGGCTGACCGCGAAGCCACGCTCGCCCAGCACCCGGGTAATCTGACGCTGGCTGCGGCTCACCCAGCGCAACGGCGTCTCCGGATCACCGCGGATGGCATCCTCGATCAGCGTCTCCAGAGTGCCCGGCAACTCCGGTTGCAGGGTGACCGCGCTCTTGCGCCCGCC encodes:
- a CDS encoding ISAzo13 family transposase, which gives rise to MIDLDDIRTRYQQACKFLDERGRRLFAANEALALGHGGVTATSAATGLARSTIRRAIVELQSGANPIGPRVRRKGGGRKSAVTLQPELPGTLETLIEDAIRGDPETPLRWVSRSQRQITRVLGERGFAVSQKLVGLLLRELGYSCQANCKTREGRNHPDRDAQFAHINTVVQAAMAAGQPAISVDTKKKELVGDFKNPGRELRPKGQPEPVRVHDFELPDLGKVAPYGVYD